The region CCACTCCCCCGCGGGCACCGCCAGCAGCGAGACCCCCACCAGAGCCGAAGCCCATGTGGCCAGCCCCTGCTGCGGCATGCTGTAGCGCACCGTCACCTTGTGCGTGCCGGCCGGCACGTTGACGGCGACCATCCCCTGGTCGGCCTTCACCAGCGCGGCCGGGTGCCCGTCGACCGTGGCCGCCCACCCGACCTGGTCGGCGTCGGCGACCACCAGGTAGCCCGAGCCCTGCGCGCTGACGTCGGCCGTGATGGTGTCCATCCCGTCGTTCACCACCTGCACGGCGGCGGGCTGCCCCGACCCGGCCGGCCCCGGATCCGACAACACCACCGTGTTCCCCGGCACCGCCCCGGAATTGAGCATCGCGATCCGCTGGTCCGAGGACGCCATCACCGTGCTCTGCGAAGCCCACCGGATGCGCGGCAGTGCGTTCATCCGCTCATATATGACCGTCGACCCGACATACGCCAACCGCAGCCCGTCGTCGGCGTCGGTGATCGTGTCCACCGCCGGCAGCGCGCCGTTGGCGTCCACCGTCAGCGGCGCTTCGGCGTGCAGCGTGATCGTCGCGGTGAGCGGAGTCCCGGCGGGTACCGAATCGGCGTCCACCGCGATCTGCAGCGACATGCCGGACACGGCGGCCGTCAGCCGGTTCCCCTCCGCGACCTGCTTGCCGCTCGCGTCGCGAACCACGACGTCGAGCGTCGTGCCCTTGGTGAAGCCGGCGATGCCCCCGGACACGTTCCCCTCCGGCACGATCCCGACCCCGCGGACCGGCCCCGTGATCGGGACCGTCACCGGCTGCCCGGGGATGAGCTGCGTCTGCCCCTTCCGCGGAGCGGAGGTGAACGTGCCGAAGACGTTGTCGGTGGGTCCCGCGACCCAGTACTTCGTTCCCAGCCGGTCGAGCACCGGACTCGTCGCCTGCTTCAGGTCGTTGGGCAGGAAGTTGACGTATGTCGGATACGGCACGACGTTGTCCGGCATTCCTTCCAGCAGCTCGCCGAAGTTGGCGTTCAGGAAGTTGTGGCCGTTCACCGTCCGCAGGTCGTAAGCGGTACTGGTGCCAAAGGTCACGGCGTCGTAGGACGACGCGAAACGCTGGCCGCCGAGATTTTCCGCAAGGAATGTGTGGGTGTCGGTAACCGGATAGAACGTGTCCTTGGCGGACCGCGGATAGTAGTTCTCCATGAACTGCGCGCCCTGAACGGCGATCATCACGATCAGCGTCGTCGCGGCGCCGAACCGCACGACCGTCGCCTGCGTCCGCCCGACGAACGCGTGTCGCCCCGCGATCCCCAACGCCACGACACAGGCGGCCGCGATCACGATGATGATCCCCGCGCCGCGCAGCTGGCTCCAATACCCGTCCAGGGCCTTCGACAGGTCCTGCCCGGAGAGCGCCGCGTCGACGCGCGCCGCGTTCCGGCCGTGGTACACCAGGGCGGTGCCGCCGGCCACGGCGCCGAGTACGACCGCCACCGGCCAACCCCACCGCAAGACGGTCCGCACATGCCACGCGCCCCGCGCGCCGCGCTCGGCCCGTGCCGCGCGCGCCCGCAGCAGCAGCTCGAACCCGACCGCCACCAGCACCGCGAGCAGGAAGCCCAGAATGCTCCGAGCCCGCCCGATGAAGTTCTGCTCGAAGAGCGATCGCAGCACGGGCAGCTTCTGGAACAGCCCCAGCGGCGGACCGCCGATATAGATCAGCTCGATCCACGCGAGCGCGGCGGCGATGAAGAACACCCAGCCGCCGCGAGGCATCAGGCCCCGCCCCCGACGGGGCATCGCCACCGCCGCGAGCAGGAGCACGACCACCGCGGCACCGAGGTACGAGACGGCCTCCACGATGTTGGTGTTCACCAGCAGGAACTGAATGGGGTCCTTGGTGTTGACCGTCCCGAACGAGAACGGAGCCACGGCCGTCAGCAGGCTCGCCACCGGCAACGTCTGGTTCGGCGTCTGGTTCCGGCCCTGGATCAGCCACGTCCCGAAGAACCTGAGGAACGGCAACAGCTGGAAGACCGCCAGCCCGAACCCGGCGGCCAGCGAACCGCCCAGGTAAAGCACCGGCCACACCAACCGCCGCAAGTCGTCACGATGCTCGCTGACCAACCGGACAAGCGCGTAAGCGACCCCGGTCAGCAGCGTGTACCCGGCGACCGAAGGGAACCCGCCCAGTAACAGCGCCGCCACCGGCAGTGCCGCCAACGCCGCGTCCCTGGGCCGCCGTTCCTGGATGAAGCGCTCGATCACCCAGAACAGCGCGGGGATGAAGGCCGCCACCCGAGTCTGCGGGAACCCCAGCCAGGCCACCATGAACCCGGTGCCGGCGAAGGTGAGGCCGCCGACCAGCGCGGCCGGCCGCGAGAGCGAGACGCGCCGCAGAAACAGGAAGCCACCGCCGACCGAGCACACGATCTCCAGCAGCCGCTCGTAGGCCGGCGCGAGCCAGTCCGGCAGCACGTAGAACGGCACGCTCAGCGGTGAGTAGAACGCGTAGTCCGGAATCGCGCCCAGCGCGCTCCCTGCGGCCCCGTAGGGATTCCACTGGGCCACCTTGCCGTGGTGCAGCTGCTGCGAGAACAGGATCTCGCTGGGCAGCTGCGAGGTGTAGATGTCGTCCAGGAAGGTGTTCTGCGGCACGGTCCCGGCGTACCCGGCGCTCAGCCACGGGCCCTGGGTGACCATCTCGTCGGTCGGGGCCAGCGTCGAGTCGCCGGCCAGCGGCCCGCCGATGCCCCACAGGGCGAACAGCAGCACCCCGAGCACGGCCACCACGGTCAGCGGCCGCGGCCGCCGCTTCCAGATCCGCCCACCCCAGCCGCGCAACGCCGCGGCCCTCGCCTCGCCCCGCGTCGCCGCAGGTTCCGAGCCCGGTTCGGCAACGCCGACCACGGTCGCGGCGCTGGGCTCGCCGCTGCTGGACTCACGAATTCCCGTCATACCGATCCGTTGTGAGAGAGACGCGTCGCTGAACCGGCGACGGCGATGCGAGGGACCGTAGCCAGGGAATCTGAGGAGTACTTAAATACATTCCCGGCTTCGGCGCCAGCTCTCCCGTTATCTGTGGCTCGCATTGGGGTCCAATTGCCCGTGGGCTCGCACCGGTAGACCGTCATCGCCCTCCCGTCAAGCCCTGGAGCCGTTCCAAAATGCGCAGTGGTGCTCGGCGGCGAAGTCGGTCCGGGGCACCGGAGCGGGCGTCGCCAAGTTGATCATGGGCTGCGCTCCGGCCGCTGACATGCGAGGCCACCGGGGACCGGCCGCCGACCGCGGACGGGCGTCTTTGACAAAGCCCGTCCAATATTGCTGCATCTGATCAGCAAGGAGAACCTGTGCGCCGGACAGAATCCCGGGGAATGGCGCCTTTACATCGAACAAGTAGGACAGTTCGGAAGTGTGAGAGGCCCCTTGCGGAAATCCCGCCGGAGGAAGGTAACGCTGAGGCGCCTTCTCGTCGCTGAATTGGTAACCATACACACGGGTATGCCGAGCCAGCGCTTCGTCGGCCGTCACGGCATTGCAGGCGAACACGCCGTCCGTGCCGACCGCGGTGAGGGCGAGTTGCGGGGAGGGGTACGTGGAGACCGGGTACTCCTGCGCGACGGCGATCGCGGTCTGCTGACTGACGCCGAGCGCCGTGGCGATGTCGGACACGTAGTTCGCCGCGGTGACCGGCGGCAGAACCTTGAGAAACTCGTCCTGGGCGACGAAGAGGCTGAACTCGTCCTTGTTCGTTCCCAGGAGCACCTGGACGTGTCCGAAGCTGCCGGCCTGGAGCGCCGCGCCGATGGTGGACGGCAGGACGTCCGGGTCCACGTTCGGGCGGTAGCCGGCCTGGTTCTGGTCGGCGAGGATCGTGGCGACCGGCAGGCCGCGCAGACACGCCGCGACTCCCCCGGCGGCGTTCGCGCAGCCGGTCTTCGCGACGAACGCCGCGTCCTTGGCCTCGGCGGCGGACAGCGAGTCCTGTTCCAGTTGGTAGGTGCCGCTTTCGACGATGGCACGGCGGAACAGGCCGCGTGCCCGCGGCGACACGACCTGCGCCAGGACGCTCAGGCCGCCGGCCGACTCGCCGGCCAGCGTCACGGAGTCGCGGTCGCCGCCGAAGGCCGCGATGTCGCTCTGGACCCAGCGGAGGGCGAGTTGCTGGTCGAGCAGTCCGTAGTCTCCGGAGCCGGAGCCGGATTCGGACGCTGAGCCCGAGTCCGAAGCCGACCGTGCCCGGCCCTCAAGCGCCGGGGACGCCAGGAATCCAAGCGCTCCGAGCCGATAGTTCAGCGTCACCACCACGATCCCGTGCGCCACCAGCGGCGCGGGATCGAAGTCGTCGCTCTCGCCGTAGTCGAAGGCGCCGCCGTGGATCCACACCATGGTCGGCAGCCGCGAGCCGGGACGCGTGCCGCGCGGGGCGTAGACGTTCAGATGGAGGCAGTCTTCTGACGTACTCGCGCTGCCGTAGGGCGAGGCGGGCTGAGGGCAGTTCGCCCCGAACCGCGTCGCGTCCAGCACGCCGGTCCACGGCCGCTTCGGGATCGGCCGCTGCCAGCGCTCGGCACCGGTCGGGGGTTCGGCGTAGGGGATGCCGAGGTATTCGTCCATCGTCGGGGTGGTCGTGCCCCGCACCGCCCCGGCGCTGGTGTGGACGACGCCGGGATCAGCGGCCCCCGCCGCCATCGCCGCGCCGCCGACGGACAGGACGAGCGCGAAGCTCAGACCCGCGCCGACGAACAACCGCAAGCGGCGTGTTCGCACAGAGTCCGGCATGGTGTGCCTCCGTAACTCGGACGCGGACGCGCTGTCGTGAACCAGTCACGTGAGCGCTTCCACTTCCGCGCGCACAGCACACCAACCGGTACGCCGAACGGGTCGCTACCCGACCGCCACCCCGAGGTGCTGCGTGAGGAACAGCGCCGCCCGGTCAAGGGCCTGACCCGCCTCGTCGAGCGCGAGCGTGCCGTCGAAGGCCTGGAACACGTGCGGCACCCCGGCGGTGATGTCGAGCACCACGTCGACCTCCGCCTCCGCCGCGCGCGCCGCGAGCCGCACCGCGTCGTCGAGCAGCAGCTCGTTCGTGCCGACCTGGAGCAGCATCGGCGGCAGGCCGGTGAGGTCCGCGTACACGGCGGGCGAGAGCAGCGGCTGCGCCGGGTCCTGGCCCGCGAGGTACATCTCGCCGGTGTACGCCATGCCCTCGGGCCGGAAGTAGGGGTCGATGCCCTGCTTCGTGGTCATCGAGCGTCCGGTGCGGGTGGCGTCGACGCCCGGGGAGAACGCGATGATCGCCGCCGGCAGCGGCAGCCCGGCGTCGCGGGCGGCGAGGCTGGTCGTCACGGTCAGACCGCCGCCGGCCGAGTCGCCGGCGAAGACGATCGAGGCCGGGTCGGTGCCGGCGTCGAGCAAGGCGCGGTAGGCGGCGAGGCAGTCCTCGATCGCGGCCGGGAACGGGTGTTCCGGGGCCAGCCGGTAGTCCAGCGAGAGGGCCCGCACGCCGGTGCGCCGGACCAGACCGGCCGTGTTCACCAGAGCGGTGTCCGGTGATCCGAGGGCGAACGATCCGCCGTGGAAGTACAGGATGGTCCCCGGCCGCACCTCCCGGGCCGAGCCTGCCGAACCAGCCGAACCCACCGGCTCCACAAGGATCGCCGGACGCCCGGCCAGCTCGGTCGGGGTCCGCCGCACATCGGCCGAGACCGGGAACTGCGCCATCATCGCGGCGAATCCCGCGCGCATCTGCTCGATCGGCAGCGGCACGAAGCCCTGCGGCTCCTTCCGCAGCATCGCGTCCAACTCACGTCGCTGTGCCCTGGTCATCCGTGTCTCCCAAAGAGGTGGTCACCATGTGCATGCCAGGGAAGTAGATGCCTCGGCATGTATGTGAAACTATATGCCGTGGCAACTACTTCGGCAACCGGCGGGCTCGCGGCCTTCTTCGACGACCTGGTCCGCAGCGAGACCCGGATCTACAACGCGGTCAGCGACCGGCTGCGCGCGGAGCACGGGATCGTCGCCTCGCAGTACGAGATGCTGCGCTTCCTGCGGGACCACCCCGGATCCCGTGTCGCCGACATCGCCACCGCCTTCGCCATCGGCATCGGCGCGGCCAGCAAGGGCATCGACCGGCACGAGGCACAGAGCTGGGTCGCCCGGCTGCCGAACCCGGCCGACCGCCGCTCGTCGCTGATCAGCCTCACCGAGCGCGGCGCCGCGCTGGTCGCCGCGGCCGAGCAGACCTTCCACGGCCACCTGGAGGAGCTGATCACCGGCGCCATCGGCGCCGAGCAGGTCGCCGCGGTCGGGGCGACGCTCGCGGTGCTCCGACAGGCGCTGGAGGAGGCGCGGGTCGGGACACCCGTCGGGTAGGTGTCGGAAGACGCTGTCTTACCGGGCGATCGAGACGGCGAACGGCGCGAACCCGGCGGAGCGGATCACGTGCGGCACCAGCAACATCACGGCCTCAGTGGCTCGCGCGGTCTCGATCCCGCCGAGGTCGGTGATCCAGTCCTGATGCCACCCGAGGTCCCCGAGCAGCCCGCGCACCACCTGCTTGGCCTGCGCGTCCGCGCCGGACAGGAAAGCGGTCGGCGGCTGGGCCAGCGAGCCGGGGGCCGCCATCACCGAGTACAGCATCGTGTTCAGCGTCTTGACGACCCGAGTCTCCGGAAGCGCCGCCTGCAACTGCTCGGCGAGGCTTGAGCCCGGGTACAGCAAGTCGGCCGGCAAGCCGTCCGGCCCGTCGAGCGTGGCGTTGGAGACGTCGACGATGATCTTCCCCGCGAGCGGTTCGCGCAGCGCCGACAGGCGCTCCAGCGTGCTGTCGCCCGGCGTGGCGTTGATGATGATCTGCGCCGTGCGCGCGGCGTCGGCCGCCGAGCCCGGCGTGCGGTCCGCGACAGTCACCTGGTGCCCCGCTCCTATGAGCCCTGCGGTCAGGACGCTGCCGACACGGCCGTTGCCGAATACTGCGATCGAGGTCATGAGTCTGTTTCCTTACTCGGAGAGCGTGGCGACGGCGGCGGCGTGGACTCCGGGTGCGGCCGCCAGGAAGCCGGCACTCGCCGGGGTCCACGGCCGGCCCTCGGCGTCGGAGACCCGGCCGCCGGCCTCGGTGACGAGCAGCGCGCCGGGCAGCAGATCCGCGCGGGCGCCGGCGAACTGCCAGAAGGCGTCGACGCGGCCGGCGGCCACGTCGAGCAGGTGCAGCGTCGCCGGAACCGAGGTGCGCACCACGAGCGCGGCGCGCAGCATCGCGCCGATCGAGTCGCCGACCCGCCGCACCACCGCCTCGTCCTCGTCCGGGCGGGCCTGGCTGGTGGCGACCAGGCTCAGGCCGAGGTCGGCGGAGCCGGACACGCGCAGCGGCGCGCCGTCGAGGTGCGCGCCGCCGCCGGCCAGCGCGGTGTAGGTCTGGCCGGTCAGCGGCAGGTGCACGGCGGTGAGCACGGGCTCGTTGTCCCGCACGAGGGTCGCGGTCACGGCCCAGTCCGGCAGCGCGTGCAGGTGGTTGACGTTGCCCTCGGCCGGATCGACGACCCACCACTCGCCGTCCGGCAGAGCGCCGCCGGCGAGTTCTTCCTCGACCCAGCGCGCCTCCGGCCGCAGCGCCGACAGGCGCGGCCGCAGGATCGCCAGCGCCGCGTCGTCGTTGGCGGCGAGCAACCGCATCAGCTCCTCGCGGCTCTGGTAGCTCGCCACGGCGCCGAAGCGCTCGCGGAGCACCGCTCCCGCGTCGCGAACCGCGAGCGCGGTCTGAGCGAGCACGACTTCGTTCTTCGTTTCCGTCATCTCCGTCATGCCTACGACGGTAAGAAGACTCATCGTTAACTACAAGTGCATGTCAGGCAGGTCTAGCATTACTCCCATGCAACTGGATCTGAACCTGCTCGCCGCCCTCGACGCGCTGCTCGAAGAGGGCAGCGTGGCCGGCGCCGCCGACCGCCTGCACGTCACGGCGCCGGCGATGAGCCGCAGCCTGGGCCGGATCCGACGCACCACCGGCGACCAGATCCTGGTCCGCACCGGCCGCACGATGACCCCGACGCCCTACGCGCTCGCCGTCCGCGAGCAGGTGCACGCGCTGTTGCAGCAGGTCCAGGGCGTGCTGGCCCCGAGCCGCGAGCTGGACCTGGCGACCCTGGAGCGCACCTTCACGCTCCGCTGGCACGACTCCCTGGTCGCGCTCGCCGGCCCCGCGCTGCTGGCAGCCGTGCGCGAACAGGCGCCGGGGGTGCGGCTGCGGTTCATCGCCGAGTCCAGCGGCGACACCCCGGGGCTGCGTCGCGGCGAGGTGGACCTCGAAGCCAACGCGAACCTGCCGACCGCCGCGGACGTGCGCGCGGAAAAGGTGGCCGAGACGGCGCAGGTGGTCGTCGTCCGCGCGGACCATCCGCTCAGTCGTGGCCCGGCAATGACCGCCGAGGAGTACGCCGGGGCGGACCATGTCGCCGTCTCCCGCAGAGGGAACCTGGCCGGAGTCATCGACGAAGCCCTCGCCGAGCTCGGACTCGCCCGCCGCGTGGTGGCCACCGCGCCCGGCGAGGCGGCGGCGCTGGAGTTCGTGCGCGGTTCGGATCTCGTGGTCACCGCTCCTGAATCCACCACGCGCCACGCGCTCGCCGATCTCGGGCTGGTCGCGCTGCCGCTGCCGCTCGATCTGCCGCCGGCGCCGGTGTTCCTGTCCTGGCATCAGCGCTATGACACCGATCGCGCGCACACCTGGCTCCGCGACCTGGCGCGCGCCGCACTGACCGCTCCGGCGACCGGTCCCACGCCGGCCCCGGCGGCGAAGGCCCGCGCGAGCTGAACCGCTCGGTGCCAAGCGCTGGATGCCTCCAGAGTGCGCACATGGCAGGATCGGCGCGTGCAGATCGCGATGCTGGGACCCCTGGAGGTCCGCCACCAGGGCGGAACCATGGCCGACGTGCCCGGCGCGCGTCTGCGCGCGGTGCTGATCGCGCTCGCGCTGCGGCCGAACCAGGTGGTCCCGAAGGGCTCGCTGGTCGACTGGGTCTGGGGCGAGAACCCGCCGGCCGACGCCGCCAACGCCTTGCAGCGCCTGATGTCCCGGCTCCGCAAGGCTCTGCCGGACGCCGCGATCGATGGACTCACCGACGGCTACCGGCTGACCGTCGATCCGGACGCCGTGGACGCGGTGCGCTTCGAGCGCTTGGTGAGCGCGAGTCAGGCGGCCGGTCAGGACGTCTCGGAGCGGGCCCGCCTGCTGCGCGAGGCCTTCGGGCTGTGGCGGGGCGAGGCGATGCAGGACGTCGGCCTCCAGGAGAGCGGCGCCTTCGACGCGGTCGTGGTCCGGCTGGAGGGCCTGCGTCTGACCGCCGCCGAGGAGCGCTTCGACGCCGAGCTCGCCCTCGGCGGTGGCGCGGAACTGGTCACCGAGCTGACCGATCTGGTCGCCGCGCACCCCACGCGTGAGCGCCTGGTCGCGGCGCTGATGCGCGCGCTCAACGCGGCCGGCCGCGACAACGAGGCGCTGCAGCTCTACCAGCGCACCAGGGCGACCCTGGCCGACGAGCTCGGCGCCGATCCGTCCGCGGAGCTGTCGGCGCTGCACGTCTCGCTCCTGCGCGGCGAGCTCGGCGGCCGCCGCGAGCAGACCCGGAAGACCAACCTGCGCACGGAACTGACCAGCTTCGTCGGGCGCCAGGCCGATCTCGCGTCGGTGCGCGAACTGGTCGACGCGCAGCGGCTGACCACGATCATCGGCCCCGGCGGCGCCGGGAAGACCCGGCTGGCGGTGGAGACCGCCCGGACGCTGCTCGGCGACGGCTCGCCGGCCGACGACGAGCTGTCCGACGGCGGGCTGTCCGACGGCGAGCTGTCCGACGGTGCCTGGCTGGTCGAGCTCGCGGCGATCGGCCCGGACGGCGACGTGGCGCAGGCCGCGCTGATCAGCCTGGGCCTGCGCGACACCCTGCTCGGCGAGAACCCGAACGCCGGGCCCACGGACCGCTTCGTCGCCGCGATGCGCGATCGCCGGGCCCTGATCGTCCTGGACAACTGCGAGCACGTCATCGAGTCCACGGCGCTGTTCGCGCACCGCGTGCT is a window of Catenulispora sp. EB89 DNA encoding:
- a CDS encoding YfhO family protein, producing MTGIRESSSGEPSAATVVGVAEPGSEPAATRGEARAAALRGWGGRIWKRRPRPLTVVAVLGVLLFALWGIGGPLAGDSTLAPTDEMVTQGPWLSAGYAGTVPQNTFLDDIYTSQLPSEILFSQQLHHGKVAQWNPYGAAGSALGAIPDYAFYSPLSVPFYVLPDWLAPAYERLLEIVCSVGGGFLFLRRVSLSRPAALVGGLTFAGTGFMVAWLGFPQTRVAAFIPALFWVIERFIQERRPRDAALAALPVAALLLGGFPSVAGYTLLTGVAYALVRLVSEHRDDLRRLVWPVLYLGGSLAAGFGLAVFQLLPFLRFFGTWLIQGRNQTPNQTLPVASLLTAVAPFSFGTVNTKDPIQFLLVNTNIVEAVSYLGAAVVVLLLAAVAMPRRGRGLMPRGGWVFFIAAALAWIELIYIGGPPLGLFQKLPVLRSLFEQNFIGRARSILGFLLAVLVAVGFELLLRARAARAERGARGAWHVRTVLRWGWPVAVVLGAVAGGTALVYHGRNAARVDAALSGQDLSKALDGYWSQLRGAGIIIVIAAACVVALGIAGRHAFVGRTQATVVRFGAATTLIVMIAVQGAQFMENYYPRSAKDTFYPVTDTHTFLAENLGGQRFASSYDAVTFGTSTAYDLRTVNGHNFLNANFGELLEGMPDNVVPYPTYVNFLPNDLKQATSPVLDRLGTKYWVAGPTDNVFGTFTSAPRKGQTQLIPGQPVTVPITGPVRGVGIVPEGNVSGGIAGFTKGTTLDVVVRDASGKQVAEGNRLTAAVSGMSLQIAVDADSVPAGTPLTATITLHAEAPLTVDANGALPAVDTITDADDGLRLAYVGSTVIYERMNALPRIRWASQSTVMASSDQRIAMLNSGAVPGNTVVLSDPGPAGSGQPAAVQVVNDGMDTITADVSAQGSGYLVVADADQVGWAATVDGHPAALVKADQGMVAVNVPAGTHKVTVRYSMPQQGLATWASALVGVSLLAVPAGEWWWERRRRLGVAVAVGGGGPGSGPGSGPGSGPGSGDAAVGDDAAGVDAAGDLTAEEFTAEDGTARDADS
- a CDS encoding carboxylesterase/lipase family protein; amino-acid sequence: MPDSVRTRRLRLFVGAGLSFALVLSVGGAAMAAGAADPGVVHTSAGAVRGTTTPTMDEYLGIPYAEPPTGAERWQRPIPKRPWTGVLDATRFGANCPQPASPYGSASTSEDCLHLNVYAPRGTRPGSRLPTMVWIHGGAFDYGESDDFDPAPLVAHGIVVVTLNYRLGALGFLASPALEGRARSASDSGSASESGSGSGDYGLLDQQLALRWVQSDIAAFGGDRDSVTLAGESAGGLSVLAQVVSPRARGLFRRAIVESGTYQLEQDSLSAAEAKDAAFVAKTGCANAAGGVAACLRGLPVATILADQNQAGYRPNVDPDVLPSTIGAALQAGSFGHVQVLLGTNKDEFSLFVAQDEFLKVLPPVTAANYVSDIATALGVSQQTAIAVAQEYPVSTYPSPQLALTAVGTDGVFACNAVTADEALARHTRVYGYQFSDEKAPQRYLPPAGFPQGASHTSELSYLFDVKAPFPGILSGAQVLLADQMQQYWTGFVKDARPRSAAGPRWPRMSAAGAQPMINLATPAPVPRTDFAAEHHCAFWNGSRA
- a CDS encoding alpha/beta hydrolase encodes the protein MTRAQRRELDAMLRKEPQGFVPLPIEQMRAGFAAMMAQFPVSADVRRTPTELAGRPAILVEPVGSAGSAGSAREVRPGTILYFHGGSFALGSPDTALVNTAGLVRRTGVRALSLDYRLAPEHPFPAAIEDCLAAYRALLDAGTDPASIVFAGDSAGGGLTVTTSLAARDAGLPLPAAIIAFSPGVDATRTGRSMTTKQGIDPYFRPEGMAYTGEMYLAGQDPAQPLLSPAVYADLTGLPPMLLQVGTNELLLDDAVRLAARAAEAEVDVVLDITAGVPHVFQAFDGTLALDEAGQALDRAALFLTQHLGVAVG
- a CDS encoding MarR family winged helix-turn-helix transcriptional regulator is translated as MATTSATGGLAAFFDDLVRSETRIYNAVSDRLRAEHGIVASQYEMLRFLRDHPGSRVADIATAFAIGIGAASKGIDRHEAQSWVARLPNPADRRSSLISLTERGAALVAAAEQTFHGHLEELITGAIGAEQVAAVGATLAVLRQALEEARVGTPVG
- a CDS encoding NADPH-dependent F420 reductase; translated protein: MTSIAVFGNGRVGSVLTAGLIGAGHQVTVADRTPGSAADAARTAQIIINATPGDSTLERLSALREPLAGKIIVDVSNATLDGPDGLPADLLYPGSSLAEQLQAALPETRVVKTLNTMLYSVMAAPGSLAQPPTAFLSGADAQAKQVVRGLLGDLGWHQDWITDLGGIETARATEAVMLLVPHVIRSAGFAPFAVSIAR
- a CDS encoding inositol monophosphatase; protein product: MTETKNEVVLAQTALAVRDAGAVLRERFGAVASYQSREELMRLLAANDDAALAILRPRLSALRPEARWVEEELAGGALPDGEWWVVDPAEGNVNHLHALPDWAVTATLVRDNEPVLTAVHLPLTGQTYTALAGGGAHLDGAPLRVSGSADLGLSLVATSQARPDEDEAVVRRVGDSIGAMLRAALVVRTSVPATLHLLDVAAGRVDAFWQFAGARADLLPGALLVTEAGGRVSDAEGRPWTPASAGFLAAAPGVHAAAVATLSE
- a CDS encoding LysR family transcriptional regulator; translated protein: MQLDLNLLAALDALLEEGSVAGAADRLHVTAPAMSRSLGRIRRTTGDQILVRTGRTMTPTPYALAVREQVHALLQQVQGVLAPSRELDLATLERTFTLRWHDSLVALAGPALLAAVREQAPGVRLRFIAESSGDTPGLRRGEVDLEANANLPTAADVRAEKVAETAQVVVVRADHPLSRGPAMTAEEYAGADHVAVSRRGNLAGVIDEALAELGLARRVVATAPGEAAALEFVRGSDLVVTAPESTTRHALADLGLVALPLPLDLPPAPVFLSWHQRYDTDRAHTWLRDLARAALTAPATGPTPAPAAKARAS